GTATTGTTTGGAAACTTGATGTGTGTAAAGTGTAGGTGTTTAAAGTCACTGACTGAAAGTTGATTTGGGACacttccaagagataaagagTAATATATCCTGTCCTTTTGTCTTTTGAAAGTCAAACACTGATGTACCTATTAGGTATTGAATTAATCAGCTCTCCTCGTGCCAGTTCCTAAAGGATGTTTAATTCAACTCAAGGGTTCCTGACCAAAATATGGTGTTTTGTATGATggtcaaattaaattttcaagCATTAGTTGAAGCCTTGAAGGAATCCTGAACTTAGTTGATTATATACCATAGATTTCATATAAGCTATATGTGCAACAATTAGCTTTGTTCTGTTTAATGATTTGCTTTGCTTGTCAATTCTTTTTGCACATTACCATGGGTTTTAGTTGGATTTTTACTATATAGTCTTTTAACATTGTCCAATGTACTGAGAATCTGAGATTTAAAAGTATGGTGTCACTTATAAAAATTGGCAAAACTTGGATTAAGCAATACTGATACCCTGTTATGTAGATATTTTTCTGATAAAAATGGCAAGAAAATGATCAAAATATTGTACATATACAAAGAACGGGAAAACAAAGATTTAATTAGCTGCTCCATCCATTACAACTATATCCCAGTAGTGTCTGAGAAACTGTAGATGTTACCTGTGGAGAGAAAGGGTAGTGGAGGACAAAAATAATCAAAGTCTCcctgtttctctctctttttcttattattctGCAAATGTTTTGCAAGACACAAGTCTCTTAGCAATGTCTTTAGTTGCTGATGTTAGCATAGAGATCTAGATTTATTTggaacttataaaaaaatcatgtacaTATGATTCATATATATTTGGCTATTTTTCAGGATCCTTAATGCGTATGCTAAGGTTCCTCCCAAGTCGAAGGTTTCTTCCACAAAGAGGTAATAATATGCTTCTAACTGGTTAAGTGACTCCGTCCAAGCATCTGCTTGCTCCCCCATGAGTGGCGGGACTGGTTTAATAGATGATATTCTAGTTTTTTAATTCTAATCAAACTTCTTTTATGTACTCATATCCATGCTCCTGACAAATGCCATGGATTTGAAGTGATCTTGATGGATGTgttttcactctctctttctcatttCTGCTGCATGCTCTGTCTTGTCTCTTTCTTGTCTGCTGCTTTTGTGGGCTACTTCCTTACTTTCCAAAATACTATCCTGGATCATTTCGTCCCTCTTTTAGTGGAGATCACCACTTTTAGCTATTTGGAATTTGGAACCTGTATTTTGGGGAGATCAACCCCTGTATTCCTAGTTTACTGCTTGGATTTATGTGGGATATGATGAGTAGATTTATTCTGTACATgttgatatatattaattatgcaACTTACACCTAGTCATGTTATCATATAATTGTGTATGTGTAATTGTATTTCTATTTTGGTTGGGAAAGGGGACAAGTTCCTCTATTTGcccattattgttttctttttatatggTGTTCTACAAATACCAATGTCTGTTTCAAGGGCATTTGTGTTCTTACTGTCTTTGATGCAGAAATATTGGGCAGCATTGTTGCTTTCTTAgttctcttctttttctatacttttttctatttattttttaggctTTGGAGAATATTTTACCCTCATTGTACTATTCTCATTTTCTCTCTGAAAAAAGGGGCATTTTTCTTGTGTCACCAAACCAATAAGTGATTATTCAATACTTGACAGCTCAGCTAGCATACCTTAGACATTAGCCATTTATTTTTTGACATTGTATACTTTGAATTTGAGTAAATGGTTCTGCTTATACTTATTGCAGTGAGTTTGAGGAACTAGAAGCAGTACCAACTATGGCAGTAATCGATGGTCCtcttgagccatcatcatctactACTTCCAATGTGGCTGATGTTCCTGATGATCCATCCTTTGTAAATTTCTTCAGTGTATGTACCATTGTGAACTGTTATTTGCttataataatttgttattgcaatttttttatccattcatttttttctttaatgtgttgatgtttttactgtggagaTGGATAAGTGCATGTATGCTTAACTTGGTTGTGTGCTTTGGTTTCTGGTACTTGTctgcttttttttatcatgcaaCATGTCAATATATAACAGTTTCAGCTATATACTAAATACTAATAGACTTAACTGCTGATTTCTATTGGAGAAAACAGGATCTGAATTTAATCTACAATAACATACTGGACAAAAATAAATCTATTGAACTACGCCTTATTCCATCTAATGTCTTAAATTCTTCTTTCACTGCAAGTTCCAATTATAGTATCTCATTATAAGAGACTCATTTTTACATTTATCTTTTGCATTCAAACTTTATTTGGTTGTCCATTTTTTTGGTGTTTTCTTTGATAGACTAGTCCAGACAATTTGAAATCCATTTGGCTGTCAATTTTTTCAGCATTTTCTTTGCTGAGCTGTAGGACCCACTGATGACTTTGGTGCTCCActtatgatttaattaaattgatattaCAAGGATTGTTTCTCATGATaagttattaaatatttgtaaatgAGTTCTGATGAGGTTGATTTTTTGCTGATACTTTACTATTGCAGGCAGCCATGGCTATTGGGAATACTTCAAATGCTCCAATTAATGGACAACCTTGTCAGTCTTCGGCTACAATTTCTTCATCTTCAGTGCCAACTAATGCTGCTACACCCACTGTACCAACCTTACAGATACCCACTCTTTCTGCATCTACTCCTCTAATACCTCAGCTTGATGCTGCTGAACTCATCAGCAGCAGTAACCGAACTGCAAAACTTGTGAAGCCATCTTTTTTCGTCCCTCCCCCTTCTTCAGCAATGATGATACCCCCTGTATCTTCATCTACACCTTCAGCCCCTCCACTTCATCCTGCTGTTAATGTACAACGCCCATATGGTGCTCCACTGCTACAGCCATTTCCACCACCAAATCCACCACCATCACTTGCTCCtgctccctctccctctccaaGCTATGGTCCAGTTATTTCCAGAGAAAAGGTTCGAGATGCTCTTCTGGTGCTTGTTCAGGTTAGTCTACTTTCTTGGAGCTTGCCTATGATATTCTGTGTAGGGAATTCAATGATCCTAAATGACTGTCAGGGAGcaaataattttgtatgatCCTATCGTAATGTCATTCTATTTCATACCAGGGACAGATTATCAtcatctcattttatttttgctttttggttGTCTAGCAGGACAATCAATTCATTGACATGGTCTATAGAGCGCTGCTGAATGCTCATCAATCATGACTTTCACGAGGTGTTTAATTATCATCTCGCTGGATGAATTGTTTTTTGGGCTGAATTACATTTGCTATACTTTTTAGGCCAGGCTATATTATGTCCTAAACTTTGAAATGTTTCAGTCGTATTCAATTTGTAAAATTGGTTGTGCTTTGTGGTGACCATTTTGATCTAGCTAGTTTCCTGTGTCTGTTTTTTAGACAAGTCATTGCAATTTAACTGCCATATCAACTGTATTAGTTAGGTGACATGGCAGGAAATGGTGAGGTCCAGATGAATGGTTAGCAATTCGGAACTGATTTCACAAATTATGTTGATCGACTGAAACAAATCTCCAAGTTATAAGGGGGGGTGCAAAGGTTGTTACTGAGCCTTGTTTATTgtgtattttattaaattgttatgTCAAAGAAGACTTTGTATAGCACCATTGGTCAGTGTTTCAAAGAAAATGGATTGTGCTGCATAATGCAAGTATATAATCAGCCCGATCTTTTTGATGGATTACAAGTGTCAAGTGACTGAGAAtcattctgatgatgatgacgACAAAGCAGTTCCTGTTTCCTTACTATatcaatttgaaaagttttattATCATGAGCCAAGCTCAAATCCTGTGAATCAGTAAGGTTTAACCTTATTGTCCATTACTTTAGCAAATCAAATGCAAGACGAACCTAAAACAAGGTTTAATAGCAGCCTGTACATTAAAAGAGCAATTAGGCACAACACGGTGGGACTCACGAGAGATAGTTGCAGAATTAATTAGATAATTCAATTGAAATAAGCATTTGATTCCTAGACGAATTCTACCGTAATAGTTGCagaattaattagatattttacCCTCATCCTTACCAATTTGCCCCTCCCACTCACACAACTTTCCTCTTCACTCCGCCTTTGTCAAACACGCGCCACTCCCACCTTCGTCAAACTTGATTCACAAGGAAGAGGCATTGTTGCCATCGCTGTGAGGGTCTACCTTTGTCGTTAAAGGGAGTACAAGACAAAGAGTAAGAGAGGGAAGGAGAATGATCTACGCATTGTTTTTTGAGATCGAGATCTGGTCCCTCCAAATCCAAATCGTCATCAAGATGTAGATCAAGAATAAATCttgtgatttgatttttatatttcttgatTCTGATTGTTTTCGTTTCAAAAATGAGTTTCTCTTCGAGATTTGAAACATCATGGTTGCACAACAACGTCGAGGGACTTTCGTGGTGATGTTAGGGTTGTCTTTAGTGGCGAAGACGGCGTGATTGTCCATGGTGAGGAAGGTCAAGCAGTGGTAGATGGGGAGAGAGAAAAGGAAGGGGAAAAAGGGGTGCAAAAACTCACCTCATTTACTCTAGATCCACCACAACCATCATAGATCTTCTCAAAGGTGCTTCTCCCTATGACATTCACCAACATTTGTCATAACCAAACTTCAATTGATTTTTAGATTGATTTGTTGatggatttgaaaaaaattaaacttgaatTGATTTTGGAACTGCAATTAGTGGAATTAG
Above is a window of Glycine soja cultivar W05 chromosome 12, ASM419377v2, whole genome shotgun sequence DNA encoding:
- the LOC114379934 gene encoding mRNA-decapping enzyme-like protein isoform X1, with amino-acid sequence MSQNGKLMPNLDQHSTKLLNLTVLQRIDPFVEEILITAAHVTFYEFNIDLSQWSRKDVEGSLFVVKRNTQPRFQFIVMNRRNTENLVENLLGDFEYEVQVPYLLYRNAAQEVNGIWFYNARECEEVANLFSRILNAYAKVPPKSKVSSTKSEFEELEAVPTMAVIDGPLEPSSSTTSNVADVPDDPSFVNFFSAAMAIGNTSNAPINGQPCQSSATISSSSVPTNAATPTVPTLQIPTLSASTPLIPQLDAAELISSSNRTAKLVKPSFFVPPPSSAMMIPPVSSSTPSAPPLHPAVNVQRPYGAPLLQPFPPPNPPPSLAPAPSPSPSYGPVISREKVRDALLVLVQQDNQFIDMVYRALLNAHQS
- the LOC114379934 gene encoding mRNA-decapping enzyme-like protein isoform X2 yields the protein MSQNGKLMPNLDQHSTKLLNLTVLQRIDPFVEEILITAAHVTFYEFNIDLSQWSRKDVEGSLFVVKRNTQPRFQFIVMNRRNTENLVENLLGDFEYEVQVPYLLYRNAAQEVNGIWFYNARECEEVANLFSRILNAYAKVPPKSKVSSTKSEFEELEAVPTMAVIDGPLEPSSSTTSNVADVPDDPSFVNFFSAAMAIGNTSNAPINGQPCQSSATISSSSVPTNAATPTVPTLQIPTLSASTPLIPQLDAAELISSSNRTAKLVKPSFFVPPPSSAMMIPPVSSSTPSAPPLHPAVNVQRPYGAPLLQPFPPPNPPPSLAPAPSPSPSYGPVISREKVRDALLVLVQDNQFIDMVYRALLNAHQS